Proteins found in one Micropterus dolomieu isolate WLL.071019.BEF.003 ecotype Adirondacks linkage group LG10, ASM2129224v1, whole genome shotgun sequence genomic segment:
- the cenpw gene encoding centromere protein W codes for MLNKAPKLKQTVKTKMRSNINVRPASEAMIELLTLLFLSSLAEEAKAKAFEEKSATIRAQHVKAVSKKLLKKARG; via the exons ATGCTGAACAAGGCGcctaaactgaaacaaacagtTAAAACGAAAATGAGGAGTAACATAAATGTGAGGCCGGCGTCAGAGGCAATG ATTGAACTCCTGACACTGCTCTTCTTGAGCAGCCTGGCCGAAGAGGCGAAGGCCAAAGCTTTTGAAGAAAAATCTGCAACGATCAGAGCTCAACATGTCAAAGCAGTCTCTAAG AAATTGCTGAAAAAGGCAAGAGGATGA
- the LOC123977550 gene encoding R-spondin-3-like — MRIQSFIWILHLVNLTKSLDNARILRYTRSSSVSRLCPAACATCSSLNGCLSCKPRLFFHLELDGMRQRGTCLSSCPRGHYGMRSPHISTCTRCKEDCASCFSESFCTHCRPGHFLFRGKCENSCPNGLTANAALRECTECSIGCEMCVSRDTCMRCRADLYFLHDQCHLTCPRGFEPDVQLMQCIPQVHCEVGEWTDWGPCVRKRSMRAYRRGAETRTRQVLRSPSVGGDPCPHVSEIRKCVIKRRPKSSKINKRDGWI, encoded by the exons ATGCGGATACAGTCGTTCATTTGGATCTTGCACTTGGTGAATCTTACAAAAAGTCTGGATAACGCCAGGATCCTGCGATACACAC GTAGCTCCTCTGTGAGCAGACTCTGTCCAGCAGCTTGTGCGACATGCTCGTCCCTGAATGGCTGTCTGTCCTGTAAACCTCGCCTCTTCTTCCACTTGGAGCTTGACGGGATGCGGCAGAGGGgcacctgtctgtcctcctgtccccGGGGTCACTATGGCATGCGCTCTCCGCACATCAGCACCTGCACCA GGTGCAAGGAGGACTGCGCTTCCTGTTTcagtgaaagtttctgcacacATTGTCGTCCGGGACACTTTCTGTTCCGGggcaaatgtgaaaacagctgtcCAAATGGGCTGACAGCAAACGCTGCACTGCGAGAATGCACAG agtGCTCTATAGGCTGCGAGATGTGTGTGAGCAGGGACACGTGCATGAGGTGTAGAGCCGACCTGTACTTTCTCCATGACCAGTGCCATCTCACCTGCCCGAGGGGATTCGAGCCTGATGTACAGCTCATGCAATGCATCCCCCAAG TGCACTGTGAGGTTGGGGAGTGGACAGATTGGGGTCCATGTGTTCGGAAAAGGAGCATGCGGGCCTACAGGAGGGGAGCGGAGACGCGTACCCGACAAGTTCTGCGGTCTCCGAGTGTCGGCGGTGACCCCTGTCCACATGTGTCCGAGATCAGGAAGTGTGTCATCAAAAGGAGACCAAAGAGTTCAA AAATTAATAAaagggatggatggatatga
- the LOC123978158 gene encoding E3 ubiquitin-protein ligase rnf146-like: MAGCEEVDCSVNALAPSKLIEEGGDISSSTTTLECAICLQSCIHPVRLPCCHVFCFLCVKGASWHSKRCALCRQEIPEDFLERPVLLSPQELKAAAAGMSQSVGTGGSCCGDYAWYYEGRNGWWQYDERTSRELEEAFSKGRKNTEMLIAGFLYVADLENMVQFRRNEHGRRRKIKRDVVDIPKKGVAGLRLEPEPFPIPALPVVTPAATKRHSSADGSDTAGQSQSSSFGIMVSLPPVRPPTLLGRHPPSPLSPSTSTLEEAFSQVQISGPESEELEGDDELQTYEYASGSSENEEERECERGTAESRPQRKPRQRPLRESQPARMPPRGGPSSSVHSLRSRSPDGQCTETEV, encoded by the coding sequence ATGGCAGGCTGTGAAGAAGTGGACTGTTCAGTGAATGCCCTGGCTCCCTCCAAGCTGATAGAGGAGGGAGGAGATATTTCCAGTTCCACCACCACCCTGGAGTGTGCCATCTGCCTGCAGAGCTGCATCCACCCCGTGCGCCTGCCATGCTGCCATGtcttctgtttcctgtgtgtgaAAGGTGCTTCCTGGCACAGCAAGCGCTGTGCTCTCTGCCGACAAGAAATCCCAGAGGACTTCTTGGAGCGACCTGTCCTCCTCTCACCGCAAGAATTgaaagcagcagctgcagggaTGAGCCAAAGTGTAGGGACTGGGGGCAGTTGCTGTGGAGACTATGCATGGTACTATGAGGGGCGCAACGGCTGGTGGCAGTATGATGAGAGGACCAGTCGTGAGCTGGAGGAGGCCTTCTCCAAGGGCAGGAAGAACACAGAGATGCTAATTGCAGGTTTTCTTTATGTGGCTGACCTGGAGAACATGGTGCAGTTCCGCAGGAATGAGCATGGCCGCAGGCGCAAGATAAAGCGGGACGTTGTAGATATCCCCAAGAAGGGAGTTGCGGGACTGAGGTTAGAACCTGAACCTTTCCCCATTCCTGCTTTACCAGTTGTCACCCCAGCTGCAACAAAACGCCACAGCTCAGCTGATGGATCGGATACTGCAGGCCAGTCACAATCTTCATCCTTTGGTATTATGGTGTCTCTTCCTCCTGTCAGACCTCCAACACTCCTGGGGCGCCATCCTCCCAGTCCCCTTTCTCCCTCGACTTCAACCCTGGAAGAGGCTTTCTCCCAGGTCCAGATCAGCGGGCCAGAGAGTGAAGAGTTGGAAGGAGACGACGAACTACAGACATATGAGTATGCATCCGGCAGCAGTGAGAATGAAGAGGAAAGGGAGTGTGAGAGAGGGACAGCAGAATCCAGGCCACAGAGAAAACCTAGGCAAAGACCGCTAAGAGAGAGCCAACCAGCCAGAATGCCTCCAAGAGGCGGACCCTCCAGCTCTGTACACAGTCTCCGCTCACGTAGTCCTGATGGACAGTGTACTGAGACAGAAGTGTGA